The genomic stretch atattttaatttttctagaataatactccatccattaTATTTTCCATTATAAGTACAGTAAATAATTCGTTTTTAAAAAGCTGGAAGAAAAAGTTGACAAGCAGTGGGAATTTTCGAATTCTGGAAGAGGAAAGCTCCAATAATGATTCAAGCAAACTTCAAAAACAAGAGAAcgacatctctctctctcctacaCAGTCACAGAGCATACCCAATCAGCTCCACCTTTCTCGTTATCTCGATTTATAATAAACCTCCCTACTTTTGTCAATTCTAATTTTTTCTTTGCTCAATCGTTGTCGCAAGCAAAGCATCTGCTCCCTTCACGACGATCGGTCTCAAAACCAATAAATTCTCCACTTTTTCCCAAACACCTCTTTGAATTTTTAAGTTTGTAGCTTTGCTGAAGTGATGGTTTTTCAGTGAGTGAGAGTTGGGGGTTTCATGGCGGCGCTATTGAGCTTAAACAAGTTCCGGTGAAAAATCTGCAGAAAAGGGGGGATTTTGTTGTGTAAAGGTTTATGGATTTCTTCTCATATTTTTGCTGTGGTAGGGGTTCAGATCGGTAAGTACTTCAGTTTAATTAGGTCTATGTTTGTTTCTATTGCTGTTTCTTTACTTGAATTTTAGCGTTTCTTCTGATTCACCCCTCAATTCTATTCATTTTACTGATTTTTAGcattttcattttcactttCCTCTGTAATTTATATGTTTCTTTCTCCATAGGAAAACCCAAGGGAAAAAGGAGACATCATGGAGGATTTTTTCTCTGAAAGAATTGCAATTGGCTACAAACAATTTCAACTATGATAACAAGCTCGGAGAAGGTGGATTTGGCAGTGTTTATTGGGGTCAGCTATGGGATGGTTCGCAAGTAAGACGGCCTCGCCTTTCATCATCTTCGTCTAGTTTCTCATCGTCCTCGAACTATAGTATTCCACTGTTGTTGGAGAGTGTTAGTTTATGGTTCTGTTTGGTTATGATAATTTAACAAAGTGTTCCAAGAGAGTACAATCAATGCTCATCAAAATATGTGATTTGCCAATAGTTTAGACTGTTTATCAGTTTATGGATTTACTATCGATGAAAAGATCTGTATTAGGATTCTTAGTTTTCGTTGAAACGTGCCCTGTGCATCACGGCCTTTGGGTGCCTTTTTCTCCTGTTTTCACGTCTCAAATTGAGACGAATAACCTAGGCTGTTCTTGCCTTTGTGCTTACTTGCTTTGGTTGTAGCTGTGGTATGCACATTAGTGACTGAGGTCATTCTTCGACTTTCTCTTCATGTGTGTTTATGAGGCCTTTTTAGGAATATGTATTCAGCTAATTTTTCCTTCAATGTGTCCAATTATAGTCTTTTCAGGAAAGTACGTTTACGGCTAATGTTTCTTCAATGATACTCCTATTCTTGCCTTCATTTGAGATGTTATTGATATCAACATGGTAGACGTGATTAGGCAATGACAAAATACTGAATGTGCAATAGTTCATGTACTGTACAAGTTTATTATGTGATCAAAGAGTCAACATTTTCAAAGTTCCCTTTCTGAAAACGTGAACATCATGCTGAGCTAGATGAAACATCGCCCTTCTTATATGTTTATCGATGTTTGATTTATCTCTTTCATCTCCGAACAGATTGCTGTAAAAAGGTTAAAGTCATGGAGTAACAAGGCGGAGGTTGAGTTTTCTGTTGAAGTCGAGATACTTGCACGTGTACAGCACAAAAATTTGCTAACTTTACGCGGCTATTGTGCTGAAGGGCAAGAGCGTCTGATTATCTACGACTACATGACCAATCTGAGCCTACTGTCACATCTTCACGGGCAACACTCTGCTGAAAGTCATCTCGACTGGACAAGGCGGATGAACATTGCTCTCGGTGCTGCTGAGGGCATCGTGTAAGTACTCATAACGACTTTTGCTCACTCAATTATCATCTTCCTCCTTCCAGGCTAACTCTTGTTCAATCCCAGCTATCTACACCATTATGCTACCCCACACATAATCCACAGAGACATCAAAGCCAGCAACGTGCTGCTAGATTCCGACTTCAGAGCTCAAGTTGCTGATTTCGGATTTGCAAAGTTTATACCTGATGGTGCAACGCATGTGACCACGAGGGTCAAGGGTACTCTCGGCTACCTTGCCCCAGAGTACGCGATGTTAGGCAAGGCATCTGAGAGCTGTGACGTTTACAGTTTCGGCATTCTCCTGCTCGAGCTTGCTAGTGGCAAGAAGCCGCTAGAGAAGCTCAGTTCAACGACGAAACGTCCGATCACAGACTTGGCTCTGCCCCTGGCTTGCGAACAGAAGTTCAGCGAACTTGCAGATGCGAGGCTTGATGGGAAGTACAACGAAGAGGAGCTGAAGAGAGTCGTCTTGGTCGGACTGATCTGTGCACATAGTCAGCCGGAGAAGAGACCGACGATGCTAGAGGTGGTGGCGCTGCTCAAAGGAGACAAGGAGAAGTTTGCTGCGTTAGAAAGCGATGAAATGTTCAAGAGCCCTCCTGCTGCAGATGACAGCTGTGAATCTGTCTCAGATGAGAAAGAACAGAATCAAGAAATCGAAAATGTTTAAGGTTGGAGATTGAGCAGTTATCTATTgcttgtaaaaattattttttttttttctgttttctttttttgtccCATTTGATTGTTGATTTTTGGTATGAAACAGAAATTTGTAAGTCGAAAGAATCGAAAGGATTATTGAGTTTGTTGTGCTTTCTTGGATTGATTATTGAGTTCAATGGTGTATAATAAATAGTACTACAATGAATTATGATCGAATATTTGTTGAAATATCTAAATATTAAATGAGACAAATATTCCCTCCAATCCAAAACACAACAATATAAACATAACGGTGAAAACAATGAAAAGACCTCTCTTTCTTCATTCTCCTTCTCGATCGAATTTAATGGTGAAGGTTTTCCCTAAAACGAGCAATAGGAATGGACCCATCAAAAAGTTGATCCCTTTTTCTCTTTACAACCGGACTCCCACCTATCGAAGGCTTCCGGAGCAGCAGTTTCTCAATCTCTCTGTTCATAAATTGGACGGCTCTTCATTCAGtaattatgaaaaaattttaaattcttgaTTCTCTTTTTTCGTAGGGTTTATTTCAACaacataaaattttgattttgcagATCTTAATGTGGCGAGAAATGCTACAGTGGCCGAGCTTAAATTTGCTGTGGAGGAGGCGTTTTAATCAGTTTCCCGACGACGATAGAATAAGACTATGCTACATAATAAACTTtggtttatttttcttttagattTTTTCAGTGTGTTGTGGGTTTTGTGAAATCTCGATGAATCTGTTTTGTGTGATGTATGAGGATGAAATTGAGAATTGTGGATTTGTCCTCCTCTATAGGCTCTCTTCTTCTTTACAATCAACATTTTTAGTAGTGTTTAAGATTTCAGAAATTGTGGTAAAACAAAGAATTTCAGCTGTTTAGAGTCTTTAGACCAATGGTGTCAGCAGAATCTCTAGTTGACTGTTGCAATATTCATGCTTCTTTAAAGATTGATAATTGATGAATTTTGGCTGTTATATGGCCCTTGAATGGAGCCACTTCTGCTTGTGTTATGAAGGCCAGAAGCTGATCCACGACATTGCCTGCATAAAGAAATACGGGATCAAAGATGGCGATCAGGTACAATCGTCTCCAGGAGTAATTTTATTGCAGAAAATCATCTTGTTGTTTAGCCCTTTGTAAATTTTTAGGCAGCTAGATGTTTGCTTGTTAAAGATATATGATGAGAAATGatgtgtttttaaaaaaaatgaaatttgtatTGCAATGCAAGGTGACAAGGAGGGGTTTCACTATTATATAAACATTCAACTGTTTTAACACTGGAGAGAATAGATATATGAATCAAACTTCCCTTTCTTGGTTTTGTTCCATCACTCATTGTGATTGTGGTTATGATTGAACTTGATATACAGAATGCATTAGGCAAATAGTGTTTCTTACAATTTAGTGTATCTCACAACTTAGGATAACATTCTACTACTATGTAACGAAAGAGTATGAAAGAGAACTCTGATTCACCGTTTCACGTGATCTTGCAGCTTCGTTTCATCCAGCACTTGAGAGTAGACCTTGCACCAACACCAGAGCAGGCCAAGGATCGGAGAGTCAAGTCCAAACGCGGTTCAACGTAAGTTGGTGATTAAGTTTAAGAAAATGTTATTACAACTTCAAGCCCTTATTGTGTCTTAGCTTAATTATGTATCAACTTCAAGGAACACATGGGTTTTCTCCCTTAACAGATGTAATGATGGTAGTGAAGAGCTTAGGTACTTGCTTCCACAAGTCAAGCCCAGATTAAAAGCTTCTTTCAAGGGGTTGCTCTCATGTTCTAAGTTTTAGAGATTTGAAATGAAAATtcaagaatgatactttcattATGGTTTTGGAAACAAAGAAATGCAGCTAGGATCAGTTCAAGCAGTAGTGAATGATGTTTTGTAGTCTTAATCTATCATCTATAAAAGTTTATGTTCTTttttaaagagaaaaaagaagttGATAGTTTGAGATAtctaatttcatttattttcccTGCAAAACTCATAGGTGAAAAtgatgacaaaataattcctCATTTTCTCAATGAATAACAATACTGTACAAAATAACAATTCGAAAATAAATCTCAAAagatttttaatcatttttagcTTCAATATGGGATGGATTTCTAAATTTCAAGTGCGAACTAATTAACAGAGCcaaaattatctataaattcaaaagacaaaataatactactatcacgaataaattagaaaaaataagagataaGACAAAAGAGGAAGCAACCTTCGAAAAGAGTAAAATAGTCCACCATTGTCGTAGTTCACTTCACGGGTACGTCTCAAACTGACTGCgacttctccttcttcttcccctcTGTGGGTtgtaatagtttttttttaatttattttaaaataaaaatccgATCTTTCCGCTTTCTCTGTTGCAATTTATCTCTTCAGCAGTGTAAGGTATGCTTTGTCTGAATTTTTAATTGCTCAATGTGAAAttgcttttctttttagtataaTTGTGTATATGTGACGGTTTATTGATGGATTAATTTGAGAATTAATGAATTTGTATGTTTTCCCCTTTACCTTTTGTAGCTGGAAATTGCATGTCGTTACTTTTGCTGATCAATTGTAGCTTGAAACCCCTCAGTTCAGTTAAAAATCAGTTCTTGAAATATGGTAAAATGTTATGATGGGGAAAACAGAAAATTATGTAATTCATGTGGTAGGAATTTATGATCAAAATTTATTGCTCCTTTTTTGTGTTTGATTCTATCGAAATTAGAAAAGAGTGTGTTAAAATTGAAGTGATCCTGAGATAAATTGTGTAGTTTATATGAATTTGCCACTATACATGATCCCTTTGTTGCAGTGAGGGGGAATGACTGAACAAATTTCGCCGGTAGTCCATTTTGATTTCGAGCTTTATGATGGGGATCCTGATCGGTTGAAAACTGTTGACGCTACACCTGTGTTTCCCAGCTCGTATATTGATCCTGCGTCTTTGAAACTCAAGTACAGGATCGGGCACGGACTTTTTGGTGATGTTTGGGTAGCCACGCATCATCGGTCCGGAAAGGACTATGATCAGTATCATGAGGTTGTGGTTAAGATGTTACATTCGATAAAGGAGGGTCACGAAAATGAGTTTCTTCGTAGGTTCGAAGAAGTATGGAGGAATTCAAAGTCCCAAAACTTGCAAGGTGTCTGTTGGTTGCACGGTATCTCTATCATATCCGGGAAGGTTCATCTTCTTTGTGAACTGTTGATTAGTTTACATATTTGTCGTTTTTGCGTGTAAAACCTTAGGTAATAATGTTGTCTTTTTGACAGATCTGCATAGCATTGAAATCGTACGAGGGGTCAGTAGGTGACAGGATGGCGCAGATGAATGGAGGAAAGCTTTCATTAGCCGATGTTCTGAGGTAACTACCATTGTGTGTATTCTCTCTTTTCGATAGAAATCTCGAACTAACTATGATAAATCGCTTCAGGTATGGTATTGAATTGGCGAAAGAAATTCAACTACTGCACCAAATAGGTCTCCTAGTTCTGAACCTTAAGCCGAACAATTTCCTTCTTGATGAAGGCGGCCATGTTGTCCTTGGAGACTTTGGGGTCCCTTACTTGCTTCTCGGGATTCCTTGGCGTGATCCTCAAGTAGCTGTGAGGCTCGGAAGCCTCAACTACATAGCACCCGAACAATGGCAACCTGGAGTGAGAGGTCCAATATCCTACGAGACTGATTCGTGGGGATTCGCCTGCAGCATTATCGAAATGCTGACTGGCACTCCACCCTGGTTCGGGAGATCCCCGGAGGAGATGCACCATTCTGTTGTAGTACGCCAAGAAAGGCCCTGCGTTCCATGTGGCCTTCCTCCTGCAGTAGAAGAAGTCCTGAAAGGCTGTTTCGAGAATGACTTTCGCAACCGGCCTCTAATGTCAGACATTCTACAAGCATTTGAAAGGTTCCATAAAATGACTGTTTTCACATAGTGTTCTGTTTTTTTAGATACTCTCAAACTAGAAATTTGGACTTTGCAGCTCGCGAAAGGCTGTTTACAGCAACGGGTCGTGGAGTAACCAGGGGAGCAATCTGAATGTGAATAAGCCACACTGCAGTGGCTATACCACATGGTACCTCTCGAAAGATCGCCTTGAGATTGGTGATACAGTTCGTTCGAGGAAGGATATAAGCACTTGCAAGCCCGTTAGTTTGGTTGTAAAGGAAGGAGTTGTGGTCGGGCTTGAGAAGGATGGCGAAAGGGATGCATTCGTGCTGGTTCAAATCCCTAGCATGCACAATCAGCTTAGGCTGAATGCCGTAACCATAGAGAGGGTCACCTTGGGCTTTGCATCGGGGGATTGGGTGCAACTGATAAAAGGAAACGAGCAGCACGCATCTCTCGGGATTTTGCACTACATTCACCGCGATGGAACTGCTGGCGCCGGCTTCTTGGGGCTGGATACTCTATGGAGGGGACATTACTCCGAGCTCAGAGTCGTGGAGCCATTCTCGGTCGGGCAGTCCGTGAGGCTGAAGGCCGACATCGCCACACCCCAATTCGAGTGGCCTCATAAACGGGGAGGCTCGTGGGCGAGTGGAAGAATCTCGCGCGTTCTTCCGAACGGCTGCCTGGAGATTAAATTCCCGGGAAGGCTCGTCCTCGGAGACAACGAACACGCTCGTTTCTTGGCTAGCCCCGAGGAAGTGGAGCGCGTCTCATTCGACACGTGTCCCGGCCTTTTGGAGAAGTACGAACTGGCCGAAGATTTTCACTGGGCGGTGCGGCCTCTGGCAATCGCATTCGGCCTGTTCACAGCCACGAAAATAGGCACCTTTGTTGGAAGAAACGTCGTTGGAGGGCTACGGTATAGATGTCGAAGGAACCGGAAGCGGATCGCCGACGCCGGCAATCAAGAGGGCCAAAGTAATGGCAACCCAGCATGGCTCCCTCCAAAAGTTGCTAGTATCATCTTTAAAGAAGGCACCACCATAGCAAGTCCTCGTTGAGTATCTTTCTCTATAGGTTTGGTATGTCTAAGAATTCTGCCACACTTTTGTAAATATATTGTAAATTCTAACGAAAATGTCTGTTTCTCTATGTATATACACAGAAAAACTCTCATTTGCAAAAAATATTCAAGctgtatttgatttttttttatgagGTGTGAAACTGAGTCCTTTGCTTACCTTCCGGCCCAGCCCAAAACGACACGAACTGGGCCGGCCTGGCCCTTGTCTAGTCCGAGTTCAGGAAGGTCTACCGGGTCATCTTTAAGGCCCAATATCCGGGCCCGAGTATTATGTGTTGTGGATGCTCTCGTCCTTGGATTTCTAGTACAGTCCCAATAAGATAAAGACTACTGTCATTCCATTTAATGATGAAATAAATATCAATATCCAATGATGAAAAAATCATATCCTGGAGAAGTTGGAATCTTTATAAGATTGATCGTTCGCATCAAGTGTCAAATCACCATCAATGAATTAACAATAATTATAGAAACAAAAAGATTATATCACATGGGTGATAATTAgaatgtcaatcgggccgggccgactcgggttgcgggtcaatcggatgcggactaatcgggttgtgaactCTTTCGAATTGTAAAAGTTCAGCCATAACCATAAAAGGTCGGGTTTCGGACTAGCCCAatgggttaatcgggttgctaccaataagattaacatgcgatcaatccaataaataatgatgaaaattagttataatcataaaatgtaaaatatttaatcatgataaatttgagatatatggtcaaactcaatcataaacatgatcaaatactaatatttgagatatttcgtgaaattttaatgcatggtttagaaatttaaatattttttaaagtgaatttgaagtttttaatttatttatcaattattatattaataaaaattcaatatataatttgtatatttaatataaaattgaaagttatttttttagttatctatattaatcaatgaagtgtcgaatgaagtgtcgaattagaagtaaaaaatagaataatagaaattttatcgggttttcgggtctatCCCTAACGGGTCGTGGGTTAATcaggttttaattttatcgggctagaaatttccagctctaatcctataaatttagcgggctattcgggtcagcccacgagTTCCAGGCTATGTTGACATCCCTAGTGATAATGATTTAATTCACTCAAAATCAAATATACCATGTGATTTAGAAAAACTTAATATTCTACTCAATTTTTTTCAAGAATTGACTGCATGTGGTTTCGTTTTCTAGTtcaccttttattttattttttagaatttacaAAAATTTACCCTTTTAGGTTTTATATTTAATCGCAAATTGGAGTAGTTCGGTTTATGCGACAACATTCTTGTTTGACTATAGAAACGTAGTATAAGTGTATTGACATGTCAATAGATCACAGGTGACGTGTGATTTgttaaaatatggagtactttGTTTATGATTAAATCAGTCACATATAAAAAATCAGGAgccaaattttttattaaaaaacaatcaAACAAGATATAAAATGGCGTGAGGCCCCTCTCGTGTCTCGATCAAGCTGCTGCGACGGGCCATCGGCTCGATGGCCTAAACTTCTTTATTACTAAATGAGTAAATGCGTTAAAAGTTCTAATTAAACTTACTtcgaaataatatatttttatatgtatGACCAATAATACAAATGATACGTCGTCCTCGTACAAAGAAATAGTATCACGCATTGCATAGTGTTAATAGTTCTTCAACTTTGGGTGGAAACGTATGACTATTTCACCAAATGGTAAGCTTAGCCTAGGATATGAATTAGATTAGGCTTTATACTAGGATTAGAGTCACAAACCAATCATTGTGGGCCACATGCTAAAGGGATAGAGATGagattgtcattttaataaTCATTATCCAAAAGCCTAAATCCCCAAATCTTTTACTAAATCCTCCACTGTACTTATGCTAAGATGTAAAGGGTTGTATAGTAGACCATCCTTTTCAGTGAGAAAAAGACAGTgctataaaaattaaattaatagtactCTGTTTAATTTGCAAAGTTTGGTTAATTCTCTCAGTTTTTTCACattgttttaaaataaaatactgagtattaaattacaaaaatttaatttttcacaAATTATTTTATTCGTGTACAAAACAACACTTTTGTGATATTTAAAAGAATATTGTTTAATTAGAacatttattttatctcttttttttcctttttttatttgttaatttaattaaacaatcatttttatttatcgTGAGGACCCCACACCATCTTCAAACTTTGTGAGACTaaccaaaatttgatcaaaaaaattatgatttaaataactttaatattttttatgtgcTAATAAAGTGAAATACTTTTCTCAAAAGATGGTTAAATTTTCTCTAATTCTAAGAAATTTCAAATAATCGAGGATTCTTGATTTATACTCAAAATAAACAAAACCTAATTATCTCTCTCATATAGtatctttttaattattaaGTTATCCTTATAACTTCTAGACAAGCTAAGATACCGCATATTATGATACATCAAAAAATCTAAATTTCCGCACCAGTTGTCAAAATAAAGCAAACTTCTAGTTACCACATTTCACTAATGTAGGATTATTAATAGTAGAATATTGtactactataataataataataataataataataataataataaataacatTGTTATGCGAGTTGTGGAGCCTATTTGAATTGCATTTGTGTCGttattttaatactccatccgtccaacTCAAGATagccacattcttgagtgacacatgattttaggaagtgttgttaggtgaaataaaatattaaggaaaaaggtagttaaatattttaatgagcaGAAAGAAGAGAAGAGGTTATTCTCAAAATTGGAAAGTATtaatcttgattgggacaaataaaaaaggaaagatgATCATTttaaatgggacggagggagtagaaaacAACAGTGGATTCAGATGGGGTCGGATGTTGACAGACCCCATCATCGGTATAATCGAAAAACTCCATTAAATACATATTTTGTGCCCTCAACTCGAAAGGGCTGCGATTGATTTATGTTCTCATATGCCATCTTCGATGCTATAACTAATAACATTTTTGGATTTGACGTTTATAGAAAAGGCTGGGTATCTTAATTTATATGTTGTGTTGTGTGCATATTCAATGGGAAATGATGGATGTATGAGAAGCAAGGGTGTGGAGGAAAAGAATAGAAAAAAGTGGGAAATGGAGGGGCCTAGCCCTAGTGTTGAGTTAATAATGAGGTGATGATCATGACAATTACACCACGCGTGCGCTTCAATAGGGTTGTACCTTCTGCTTCCCGGGTCCCTTGATTTTCAAGCTAACCATTTTTGCTTGTCTATTTGCCAACCCACGCCAACCTGCATTCATTTCTATATATTCtcctgatgaatccgcgaatttctgatgttagtgaatgctggtagagaatgaaaactacaacacacagaatttacgtggttcgatttactgaagtaaatctacgtccacgggaagaagggagggcaagattgtattgcttgatctgggattacagcttacaacacagacttgctatatgattttatctctagagagctttctaacccttttctatctgatctaagttctatttataccatgaactaagatcgtggcttgcatcaccactaagtcgtggatgtcgtgtaggtcatggcctaagatcgtggatgtagtgtaggtcatggcctacgatcgtggcctgagttgacaccacgtggtagtgggtgtgttggacatcctgtatgggtccactaactccttgttcggtcgaatactgagaccgaactgctttggttgccgatctgagagtagagcttgatgccgacctgagagcagagcttgataggttggcttttaccgagctgtaggctgaggccgaactctttggtaatgccgaactcatactcctccttgggctttgggctgatgggccgtcattgctgttgggcttgtttagtacgcaccccatcactacctcccccgaaaagcgaagtgaatcacttcggcgaagcgagtcacttcggcattctggaaaagggtacgggggaggctgaagtcaggggacgtgccctgcgcgtgactgcattaaatgcggcattaaatgcgacagtaaaatccggccgttgaatcctgaaaaggtgggatatgaaacggtgcgatgatttgaaatcttttccaaatctgataaataccgcctttcttcatcattcgaacacctttgctattggcttcttctgcactctctatcttttgcgtgaaaaatttccttccgctttcaaaaatttccacaggatttcttcaaactttcaaagagtaagaaccatgtctgcttcttcttcgtctgagtctggtagcggtagaaaagggggtaaggggtcttctagccggaaagaatccggggagaagaccgtagagtattttcacagtatcttgagtaaggataccgtgatatcccttcacgaaaaatactcttttcctggggggaaggtggtggtacctgacggtgatcatagggctgactccccgccggagggttacgccaccgtgtacgaggcctgcttagaatgcgggcttcgtttccccctcccttctgcctttatagatttactagatttttttcagcttcctttaggccaggtgactccgaactcttggaggcacttgtcggccttcgctgccgaactccgtaggttaggaagggatttgtctttgaagacgatccttaaattctttcaatttaagaggaaggggtcttggttttacttgatccctgtacagccctttagggccttttgtaaaacgaagtggccgaagtggcaaaaccgcttcttctactatgataggaccgcggctcctagttttccctggagagggccgaagtccgttatccgtcatcctcggcctgaaccgttggacgagctcgatggcgagctcaacaagattcccatagttaggaaacaatacacggagtctgagctcgtcaagggcgacgtcgtgttcgacatctcgtcttcggacgaagaggccgagggtgaggatttttctttatctttatgctctactgctttaacgaagaaaactaaccttgctttcttgctttttggcagtgtataTGCTGAACAaagctatccgaaagtcctccgagcttgtggagccggagaggcagagagcccctcgctcggcgtctgaagccgagaagaatccgaagaggcaaaaaacctcttcttcggatccgaaagagccggagccgtcttcggctaaagggaaggggaaatttcatgagtccccaaaagtgccggggaaagagctggtcatctccgaggtggttgcagacatcccggaacacgtccctgagccttttcaatggccgacgaattttgtggaggtaagctttctgactcggcttcttttccacatttttgatggccattctgttgagtttttttccttgttcatcttcagagagccaagctcgtctccgtggagctctccaaagcatcccacgactacgaggagatgcagaaggagttgcatcttgctcgtagtctggccgaacaggctgaggccaaatttgagagggcccgagctgctaggatctcggctcaggaggaagctcggtcagccaaaaaccagctgaTCATCctgcgagagcagacgaagctccgggaggctcagaaggaggcagccgatgtggctgcccagggggaggctctccgtgtttacacggagaaactctttttgagcagccagttctcggcctttgtcggtagtctggtaaggctaattaccgataagggcgagcagggggccgacgtcgtgctgcctctgtacagccgagagatagcagctcggcttcagaatctgccgctccttgaggagctcgcttcatcctcggtcctgctttctgcagaccgagtccggagttgtcgagctgatcgggacgagaacctggaggctatctttgcctccgtgggacccgtttcacccgcttcgacttacaacggagagggtgaggccgagccgctggagcgggaggccgaagtcgatcatgccaggcatccggagaaggaagccgatcaggaggcggaggcgaggccggcaggagg from Salvia splendens isolate huo1 chromosome 4, SspV2, whole genome shotgun sequence encodes the following:
- the LOC121801247 gene encoding PTI1-like tyrosine-protein kinase At3g15890, whose product is MDFFSYFCCGRGSDRKTQGKKETSWRIFSLKELQLATNNFNYDNKLGEGGFGSVYWGQLWDGSQIAVKRLKSWSNKAEVEFSVEVEILARVQHKNLLTLRGYCAEGQERLIIYDYMTNLSLLSHLHGQHSAESHLDWTRRMNIALGAAEGIVYLHHYATPHIIHRDIKASNVLLDSDFRAQVADFGFAKFIPDGATHVTTRVKGTLGYLAPEYAMLGKASESCDVYSFGILLLELASGKKPLEKLSSTTKRPITDLALPLACEQKFSELADARLDGKYNEEELKRVVLVGLICAHSQPEKRPTMLEVVALLKGDKEKFAALESDEMFKSPPAADDSCESVSDEKEQNQEIENV
- the LOC121797897 gene encoding E3 ubiquitin-protein ligase KEG-like, producing the protein MTEQISPVVHFDFELYDGDPDRLKTVDATPVFPSSYIDPASLKLKYRIGHGLFGDVWVATHHRSGKDYDQYHEVVVKMLHSIKEGHENEFLRRFEEVWRNSKSQNLQGVCWLHGISIISGKICIALKSYEGSVGDRMAQMNGGKLSLADVLRYGIELAKEIQLLHQIGLLVLNLKPNNFLLDEGGHVVLGDFGVPYLLLGIPWRDPQVAVRLGSLNYIAPEQWQPGVRGPISYETDSWGFACSIIEMLTGTPPWFGRSPEEMHHSVVVRQERPCVPCGLPPAVEEVLKGCFENDFRNRPLMSDILQAFESSRKAVYSNGSWSNQGSNLNVNKPHCSGYTTWYLSKDRLEIGDTVRSRKDISTCKPVSLVVKEGVVVGLEKDGERDAFVLVQIPSMHNQLRLNAVTIERVTLGFASGDWVQLIKGNEQHASLGILHYIHRDGTAGAGFLGLDTLWRGHYSELRVVEPFSVGQSVRLKADIATPQFEWPHKRGGSWASGRISRVLPNGCLEIKFPGRLVLGDNEHARFLASPEEVERVSFDTCPGLLEKYELAEDFHWAVRPLAIAFGLFTATKIGTFVGRNVVGGLRYRCRRNRKRIADAGNQEGQSNGNPAWLPPKVASIIFKEGTTIASPR